The following are encoded together in the Vigna angularis cultivar LongXiaoDou No.4 chromosome 9, ASM1680809v1, whole genome shotgun sequence genome:
- the LOC108320690 gene encoding mediator of RNA polymerase II transcription subunit 7a yields MATATYPPPPPFYRLYKDYLQDPKSAPEPPPPIEGTYVCFGGNYTTSDVLPSLEEQGVRQLYSKGPNVDFKKELRSLNGELQLHVLELADILIERPSQYARRVEEISTVFKNLHHLLNSLRPHQARATLIHILELQIQRRKQAVEDIKRRREEARRLLNESLATLDGH; encoded by the exons ATGGCAACGGCGACATACCCTCCACCGCCACCTTTTTACAGGCTTTACAAAGATTACTTGCAAGACCCTAAGTCTGCTCCCGAGCCTCCGCCGCCTATTGAAGGGACTTACGTTTGTTTTGGAGGCAATTATACG ACTAGTGATGTTCTGCCAAGCTTGGAAGAACAAGGGGTGCGCCAGCTCTATTCTAAGGGGCCTAATGTTG ATTTCAAGAAGGAGCTGAGGTCACTTAATGGAGAGTTGCAGCTACATGTCCTGGAGCTTGCTGATATTCTTATTGAGAGACCTTCACAGTATGCAAGGAGAGTTGAAGAAATTTCTACTGTATTCAAAAACTTACATCACCTTTTAAATTCATTGCGTCCTCATCAG GCGAGAGCAACTCTGATTCACATTTTGGAACTTCAGATACAACGCCGTAAACAGGCAGTGGAGGACATAAAAag GAGGAGAGAGGAAGCACGACGGCTCCTTAACGAGTCCTTAGCAACACTTGATGGTCATTAG